The region TCGGGAAATTCCCCTTCAGCGCCAACGGCAAGGCCCTGGCCATGAGCGACACCTTTGGCTTCGTGAAGACCATCGCCCGCGCCGATACATCAGCTTTGGTGGGAATGCACATCATCGGACCCCATGCCGCGGAACTAATCGCCCAGGGCGCGATCCTGATCTCGCTGGGCGCGCGTGCCGACGTGGCAGAATCAGTAGTTTTTGCCCATCCCACCCTATCCGAGGCGATCAAGGAATCCCTTGAGGACCTCTCCAACCTATCCATAAACAAAATCTGATAAGGAGGAATCACACATGCAGATCACGATTACAGCCCGCCATTTCGAACTGACGAAAGCGATCCGGGACTATGTGGAAACTTCTTGCCTCAAGCTGAAGAAGTATTTTGACCACATCATCACGGTCCATGCCACCCTGGCCCTGGAAAACAGCCGCAATATCTGCGAGATATCGCTGCACGCTTCGAGGTTCAACCTGCAGAGCCAGTCCGAGGAGATGGACATGTACCTTTCCATAGACAACGCCCTGGACAAAATGGAAGCGCAGATCAAGAAGCTGAAAGAACGTGTGACAGACCACCAGAAACGGGCCCTGAAGGACCAATTCAGCGAGTTTTCCCGTGAATCGGACATCCTGATGAGCCCCGAAAGCAGAGTTCGCAAAACCATCAAAACCAAACGCGTGGTGCCCGAAATATTCAACGTTCAGGAAGCCATGGAAAAACTCGACAGCCAGAAGGAAGAATTCCTCATCTTCAAGAACATCGAAACCGACCGCCTGAACGTCCTGGTGAAAAGGGACGATCATAACTATAAACTGTTTGAACCCTGACCAACAGCCTCCGCTCGGCCGGATGGACCTGATCCCTCCGGCCCTGCGGGCGGCGTAAGGATGCGCTATGAAAGAAATCACCATCCGAGAATTTTTTGACGGCAAGAAGAAAGACCTGGCCCTCTCGCTGCTCACCGAGCCGGAGACCCTGAACCGCAAGCTGAGCTCGCCAAACCTGAATCGGCCCGGACTGGCGCTGGCCGGTTACCTCGATGTCTTTTCCGCGGACCGGATCCAGATCTTGGGAGAGGTGGAGGTCCGCTATCTGCAAAGCCTCAAGGAAGACCTGATGCTGGACAGGGTGCGCCAGGTTTTTAAGGCCGACATCCCCTGCATCATAGTAACCAAGGGCCTCACCCTGCCCCCCGCCATCGAATACCTGGCCAACGATCTCAACATTCCCATTCTTTCCAGCCGCCTTTCCACGATCCAGCTCATCCAACAGCTCACCCGCTACCTGCTGGACATCTTTGCCCTGGAAAAGACCATCCACGCCACCCTGGTGGACGTGTTCGGCCGGGGTATCCTGCTGACCGGGAAAAGCGGGATCGGCAAAAGCGAATGCGCCCTGGACCTGATCCACCGCGGCCACAGCCTGGTGGGCGACGACCTGATCACCCTGCGCTTCATCGACGATCAGCTGGTCGGCAGGTCCGGCCGCGATTTTGGCCACTTCATGGAGATCCGCGGGGTCGGCTTTGTCAACGTCGAGCGCATGTTTGGGATCGAAAGGGTGCGCCAGCAGAAGAACATCGACCTCCAGATCGAGCTCATGCCCTGGCAGGAGAACATGGATTACGAGCGCATCGGCCTATCCAACAACTATGCCGAGCACCTGGGCGTGAAGCTTCCCATCATCTTTTTACCCGTTTCCCCCGGCAAAAACGTCTCCGTGATCGTCGAAGTGGCGGCCATGAACATGATCCTCAAAGGCTCCGGCTATGACGCTGCCGAGGATTTCAACCGCCTCGTGCATGAAGAGATCCGCAGGCAGACCCTGCTCAAGCCAAACCCATCAAACCTGGATGCTCCGGAAAACAATTAGGGTCACCAACAAACTGGGGCTGCACGCGCGTCCCTCGGCCCTTGTCGTCAAGGCCGCGACCAAGTATCGCAGCGATTTCTTCATCGAGAAGAACGGCATGAAAGTGAATGGCAAAAGCATCATGGGCGTGATGATGTTGGCCGCCGAATGCGGGTCTGTGCTGGAACTGAGCGCCGACGGAGTGGACGAGGAATATCTCCTGGAGGAGATCGAAGCCCTCATCGCCGCGGGATTTGGGGAGGACTAAAGAATATGCTTGTCATAGAAGGAACAGTCATCCAGCCCGGCCTGAAGATCGGCAGGGCGCGCAAGATCCAGCCCCGGGAATGGGATATCCCCCGCCAGGCCATCGGCCGGGAGGAGATAGACACCGAGCTGAGATTGCTCCACAACGCCCTGACCACGGTGGAAAGGGAGATCGAACAACACCTGTTTGAATTCAAAGGCGCCGAGGAGGACAAGGAGATCCTCAGTTCCCATCTGCTCATCCTGCGCGACCCGGAGCTGATCCCAAAGATCCGGGCCACCGTCAGCGCCAGGCTCGTTTCCGCCGCCCTGGCGGTGCGGGAGGCCTTCTCCGAGGTCAGGAGCAGGTTCAACAGCATGAGCAACGAATATTTCGCCCAGCGCGCCGCCGACTACAAGGATGTCCAACATCGCCTTCTGGCCGAGATCACGGGCCACAAACACGACGACATGGCCAATTGGGAGCCAGACCAGATCGCCGTCCTGACCGAGGTCACACCCTCCCAGGTGAGCGGATTCGCCCGCCATCAGGTTCCGGCCTGGTGTTCCGAGCAAGGCAGCTTCACTTCCCACGCCTCGATCCTTTCCCGTTCGCTGCAGATCACGGCCGTAACCGGCCTGCCGGAACTCTGCGACAAGGTCAGCGACGGAGACCGGCTCATCCTCGACGGCCTCGACGGCCGCGT is a window of Candidatus Syntrophosphaera sp. DNA encoding:
- the raiA gene encoding ribosome-associated translation inhibitor RaiA, whose translation is MQITITARHFELTKAIRDYVETSCLKLKKYFDHIITVHATLALENSRNICEISLHASRFNLQSQSEEMDMYLSIDNALDKMEAQIKKLKERVTDHQKRALKDQFSEFSRESDILMSPESRVRKTIKTKRVVPEIFNVQEAMEKLDSQKEEFLIFKNIETDRLNVLVKRDDHNYKLFEP
- the hprK gene encoding HPr(Ser) kinase/phosphatase; this translates as MKEITIREFFDGKKKDLALSLLTEPETLNRKLSSPNLNRPGLALAGYLDVFSADRIQILGEVEVRYLQSLKEDLMLDRVRQVFKADIPCIIVTKGLTLPPAIEYLANDLNIPILSSRLSTIQLIQQLTRYLLDIFALEKTIHATLVDVFGRGILLTGKSGIGKSECALDLIHRGHSLVGDDLITLRFIDDQLVGRSGRDFGHFMEIRGVGFVNVERMFGIERVRQQKNIDLQIELMPWQENMDYERIGLSNNYAEHLGVKLPIIFLPVSPGKNVSVIVEVAAMNMILKGSGYDAAEDFNRLVHEEIRRQTLLKPNPSNLDAPENN
- a CDS encoding HPr family phosphocarrier protein, which produces MLRKTIRVTNKLGLHARPSALVVKAATKYRSDFFIEKNGMKVNGKSIMGVMMLAAECGSVLELSADGVDEEYLLEEIEALIAAGFGED